Proteins from a genomic interval of Zingiber officinale cultivar Zhangliang chromosome 2A, Zo_v1.1, whole genome shotgun sequence:
- the LOC122042110 gene encoding PLAT domain-containing protein 1-like, translated as MAGGSRIHSPSIFLLLLLLCCLITMAHSTRLSLHKLVDGSNKDEYNCVYTIYVRTGTIWKGGTDSIISLAIASADGDGVLIEDLESWGGLMGDGYDYFERGNLDIFSGRGPCISSWPPCWMNLTSDGSGPGHGWYCNYVEVTTTGPHLGCNQQLFTVEQWLARDASPYQLYAIRDLCSRSNSGDGDDEGGEEIATITKGEKKHVTVA; from the exons atggCCGGCGGCAGCAGAATCCACAGTCCCTctatcttcctcctcctcctcctcctctgctgTTTGATCACCATGGCTCACTCCACCAGGCTCTCCCTTCACAAA CTGGTGGATGGAAGCAATAAGGACGAGTACAATTGCGTGTACACCATCTACGTCCGGACCGGGACGATCTGGAAGGGCGGCACGGACTCGATCATCAGTCTGGCGATTGCCAGCGCCGACGGAGACGGGGTCCTGATCGAGGACTTGGAGTCGTGGGGCGGCCTCATGGGCGACGGCTACGACTACTTCGAACGCGGCAACCTCGACATCTTCAGCGGCCGCGGGCCCTGCATCTCCTCCTGGCCGCCCTGCTGGATGAACCTCACCTCCGACGGATCCGGCCCCGGACACGGCTGGTACTGCAACTATGTTGAAGTCACCACCACCGGCCCCCACTTGGGATGCAACCAGCAGCTTTTCACCGTCGAGCAGTGGCTCGCCCGCGACGCCAGCCCCTATCAGCTCTACGCCATCCGCGATCTCTGCTCCAGGTCCAACTCGGGCGATGGCGACGACGAGGGAGGCGAGGAGATTGCAACGATCACAAAGGGAGAGAAGAAGCACGTGACCGTCGCGTGA